The Candidatus Paceibacterota bacterium sequence TCGCTTCCAAATCTCCCAAGCGCTTCAAATAATGTTCCATGGTGTCTCGGCGGGCGCCCGGTCGTCCCCCGGAAATAGAGTCGGCTGTCTGAACAATGATAGATTCAATAGTTTCGTAAGGATATTCCTCGTGATGTGCCTGCATGGCCTTAATTACTTCTTCTGGAGCTCCGAATTTCTGGAGAATGCGTCGGCCGATTTCCACGTGCGTGCCGGCCACCTCATGATCTACTGCCTTACCAATGTCGTGAAGCAGCGCTCCGGCTTTAGCTACTTGGACATTGGCACCCAATTCTTCCGCCAACATGCCGGCAATGTGAGCCATTTCAATTGAATGCTGCAGAACGTTCTGACCGTAACTGGTTCGGAAATACAGGCGTCCCAAAATGGAAACAATTCTCGGATCAAGATTGAAAACGCCTGTTTCATAAACTGCGTGCTCTCCTTTTTCCTTGATGATTTTATTTATTTCCTGTTTAGCTTTCTCTACCTCCTTTTCAATTTTAGCCGGCTGAATACGCCCATCTAAAATAAGATTTTCCAGAGCCAGTCGAGCAATCTGACGACGAACCGGATCGAAGGAAGAGATAGTAATAGAGCCCGGAGTATCGTCAACGATAATTTCTACTCCCGTTTCTCGCTCGAAAGCCTTGATGTTCCGGCCTTCTTTGCCGATAATCTTTCCCTTAATTTCGTCGGAAGGAATGTCAACGTTCGTAGTGAAAAGATCGGCCGAGACGGAAGTAGCCAATCGCTGAATAGTCGTGGATAGAATATCTTTGGCTCGCTGTTCCAGTTTTTCTTGGCCGAATGTTTCCATCTTCTTCATTCGGGAGAGAATCTCTTCCTCATATTTTTTCTCGACACTCTGGAGAAGTTGCTCTTTAGCTTCTTCCTGTCCAAGCCGAGAGATTTTTTCCAATTCAGTGCGCTTCTGACTCTCCAAACTATCCACTCTTTCCTTAATCTCTTTTACTTCAGCAATTTTACTCTTAATATTTTCCACCTCGTGGTCGATATCGGTCTGGCGAGTATCCAATAGCTCCTCCTTCTTGATTAAGCGGTCCTCAGTCTTCTTTAATTTATCTTCTTTCTCTTTAATTTCTTCGCGAATCTGCTTTAAAGTGCCCGCCGCTTCTTCTTCGGCGGCCAAAGTAATTCGCTTAGCTTCCTCTTTGGCATCAAGCATCATTTGCTTGATCTGAAGTTCCATTGAACCTTTTTTCCCCAAAGAAACCAGCACTCGAAGAAAATAACCGACAACTAAAGCCACCACTCCGGTGGAAGCTAGCATTAGAAACAATATTTTTAATGAAATCATGGCGAAATTGATTTCGCCTTAGGCGCCCAAAAAACTTATGAGACTAGATATTCAATTCTTAAGGATTTTAACATTTGAATAAAAGTGAAGAGTCGGTGCGGAATCAAGGTCATCTGTGGCGGTCTAAAACAAAATCGAAATTTAAATTTTAATGAAATCAATATACATCATTCGTTACAGATTGTCCACGTAGAGTTGTTGACACTGAATATGAAAGATGTTATAATCAATAAAACATTCACATTAGAAAAAATGTAGCCGATTACAAACGGGAACCCAGAGGGAAATGGCAAGTACCGTCAATTCTTCGGTGATGAGGTTCTTTGTATAGAGCCCCTCATATTTTTATGAGGGGCTCTTTGCTTAATTCAAAACCTTATCAATAATGCCGTATTTCTTGGCTTCCTCGGCGTTCATCCAGAAATTTCGGTCAACGTCCTTTTCAATCTTGCTCAAAGGCTGACCCGTATTTTTAGCCAGCATTTTATTTAGAATTTCCCGATTTTTCAGAATTTGTTTGGCCGTAATTTCAATGTCCGAGGCCTGACCTTCCACGCCACCGGACGGCTGATGAATCATGATTTCGGAATTAGGCAAAGTAAATCGTTTGCCCTTCTTGCCGGCAGATAGAATCATTGCTCCCATGGAAGCGGCTACGCCGACGCAAATCGTAGAGATATCATTCTTAACATGATTCATCGTATCAATAATGGCCATACCGGCTGTCACCATGCCACCCGGGGAATTAACATAAAGATTGATATCTTTTTTCGGATCTTCCGATTGCAGAAATAAAAGCTGGGCAATAACAATATTAGCCACATTATCATCAATTGGGCCGCCCAAAAAAATAATATTTTCGCGCAAAAGGCGAGAGTAAATATCGTAAGCGCGTTCGCCGAATTGGGATTTTTCAATAACTGTTGGAATAAGCATATTTGAGTTGAAGGTTAAAGGTTAAAAGTTAAAGATAATAATGCGGTGAGTATAGCAGATGGTATTTAGGGGGCAAGTAGCGAGCGGCCAGAAATTCTCTATACTATTAGTATGAGATTACATCGATTCCTGCTCACTGAGGAGATAGCCGATCGCAAAGAGGTAATTATTTCCGATTCAGACCTAATTCATCAATGGCGGCAGGTTTTTCGGTTTACAGTAGGCACTCAGCTTATTCTTTTTGACAACTCCGGATTTGAATATCTTGGCTTAATTTCTAAGCTTTCCCACCTTGGGGCAGTCGTTCGAATTTTGAATAAAGAAGATAGAAGCACCTCGTTACCTGAAGTTTGCCTTTTCGCCGCTCTGATAAAGAAGGATAATTTTGAGTGGATTATTGAAAAAACCACAGAATTGGGAGTTTCACAGATTGTGCCTATTATTTCTGATCGAAGCGAGAAGAAAGGTTTGAATATGATACGAGCTAAGAAAATCATCAAAGAAGCTAGTGAGCAATCTGGAAGGGTGAAGTTAACCAGGTTGAATGAGCCCACCGATTTGGAGGAGTTGCTGAAGAGTTTAGATAAAGGAGATGAAGAGAAGGTGAAGATTTTCTCAATTGATCCCAAAGGAAAACCTTTTGATGAAAAGATCTCGGCAAAGATTGCGAGAGAAGTCGGAGTGTTTGTCGGACCGGAAGGAGGCTGGACGGAAAGGGAACTGGAATTATTTAAACGCAAAAGGATTCCGATTTACAGTCTCGGCTCTCAAATCCTCCGAGCCGAGACTGCCGCCGTGGCAATTGCGTCGCTTCTCCTCCTGAAATAAATATGAGTTCAAAACCTTTAATCTGGATCGGAATGTTTATTGGTTCAACTATCGGCGGATTTATTCCGAGTCTTTGGGGCGCCGGCTTTTTCTCCTTTTCATCAATAATCTTGACTACCGTCGGAGGAATTTTCGGGATCTGGGTCGCTTTTAAAATCAGCAACAATTATTTTTGACTCTCCAGAAACTGCCAAACTTTTTCATTAGTGAGAATTTGTTCAACGTAAAGACGGGCTCGCATCGGATCGGCGTCTTTATGATGGGACAGAATATGTTCCATTTCCTGTTCAACCGCTTTTTTGTCGGCTTCAATTTTTTCTTCCAAGGCAATCTTGGCTAAGATCAATTCCATTTTCACTCTCTTAATGGCATCATCTTTCCATTCATCTTTTACATCGGCTTCAGTTTTGCCGATTTGTTTAAAATAATCTTCCGGTTTTAGGCCCATGCCA is a genomic window containing:
- the rny gene encoding ribonuclease Y; translation: MISLKILFLMLASTGVVALVVGYFLRVLVSLGKKGSMELQIKQMMLDAKEEAKRITLAAEEEAAGTLKQIREEIKEKEDKLKKTEDRLIKKEELLDTRQTDIDHEVENIKSKIAEVKEIKERVDSLESQKRTELEKISRLGQEEAKEQLLQSVEKKYEEEILSRMKKMETFGQEKLEQRAKDILSTTIQRLATSVSADLFTTNVDIPSDEIKGKIIGKEGRNIKAFERETGVEIIVDDTPGSITISSFDPVRRQIARLALENLILDGRIQPAKIEKEVEKAKQEINKIIKEKGEHAVYETGVFNLDPRIVSILGRLYFRTSYGQNVLQHSIEMAHIAGMLAEELGANVQVAKAGALLHDIGKAVDHEVAGTHVEIGRRILQKFGAPEEVIKAMQAHHEEYPYETIESIIVQTADSISGGRPGARRDTMEHYLKRLGDLEAIATGFKGVEKSYALQAGREIRIFVTPTEVSDLEAQKMAQDIAKRIEEELKYPGEIKVTVIRENRAVEFAR
- the clpP gene encoding ATP-dependent Clp endopeptidase proteolytic subunit ClpP; protein product: MLIPTVIEKSQFGERAYDIYSRLLRENIIFLGGPIDDNVANIVIAQLLFLQSEDPKKDINLYVNSPGGMVTAGMAIIDTMNHVKNDISTICVGVAASMGAMILSAGKKGKRFTLPNSEIMIHQPSGGVEGQASDIEITAKQILKNREILNKMLAKNTGQPLSKIEKDVDRNFWMNAEEAKKYGIIDKVLN
- a CDS encoding RsmE family RNA methyltransferase, which encodes MRLHRFLLTEEIADRKEVIISDSDLIHQWRQVFRFTVGTQLILFDNSGFEYLGLISKLSHLGAVVRILNKEDRSTSLPEVCLFAALIKKDNFEWIIEKTTELGVSQIVPIISDRSEKKGLNMIRAKKIIKEASEQSGRVKLTRLNEPTDLEELLKSLDKGDEEKVKIFSIDPKGKPFDEKISAKIAREVGVFVGPEGGWTERELELFKRKRIPIYSLGSQILRAETAAVAIASLLLLK